The Penicillium digitatum chromosome 6, complete sequence genome has a window encoding:
- a CDS encoding Tubby C-terminal-like domain: MYSPGYNNLGQVAKPIGIFKQFISKEPQTIVLREKVLSLSGDSFNIKSVNGKPLLKVQGAWVSISGRKRVEDVNGNHLFDIVKELLHLHATYAIESPRGEKMCEVRNNIRVFGSKATASFTGLNGKTVTLEMKGSWLDYTADIVDNKTGLAVARIDRKLLSGRNLLFGQQTYAVVVAPGVDAALVAALCICFDEKNNERRRR; encoded by the exons ATGTATTCTCCGGGCTATAACAACCTCGGCCAAGTTGCCAAGCCTATTGGGATATTCAAACAATTTATCTCGAAGGAGCCACAAACCATTGTCCTAAGAGAAAAGGTCCTCTCCCTCTCCGGGGATAGCTTCAACATAAAATCGGTCAATGGAAAGCCACTTCTGAAAGTGCAAGGAGCCTGGGTATCGATTTCTGGTCGCAAGAGGGTCGAGGACGTCAATGGCAACCACTTGTTTGATATTGTCAAGGAGCTTCTACACCTTCATGCGACCTATGCAATTGAAAGTCCCCGTGGCGAGAAGATGTGCGAGGTCAGGAATAATATCAGAG TGTTCGGCTCCAAAGCCACCGCCAGCTTCACTGGTCTAAATGGCAAGACAGTGACTCTGGAAATGAAAGGGAGCTGGTTGGATTATACTGCCGATATTGTCGACAACAAAACTGGCTTGGCAGTTGCCCGCATTGATCGGAAACTGCTTAGCGGCCGCAACCTGTTGTTTGGCCAGCAGACTTATGCCGTTGTCGTGGCACCTGGCGTGGATGCAGCACTGGTCGCCGCCTTGTGCATTTGTTTTGATGAAAAGAACAACGAGAGACGTCGCAGATAG
- a CDS encoding PTH11 GPCR protein, producing the protein MSTSLADLSLTAEERYMQSLIYGLITSTGILSMIVCSLRLYTRAFVIKVFGLDDIAVCVALIITQAFNGLGIAIVYYGEGIHFNKLSPEDRAMWIKLYYVAMCLYLYASLSVKISLLLFLRRIFIKSWMNFLTMGLIIFQVVFSVTGSFVLAFQCDPPRAAYDLSIRNPKCYSQYKLFQITLYEAVLIFLCDVIILIAPLVVLCGLNMPTRKILALMVIFGSGIIACISPVVRFSTLDYLRNGTTDLSYKSASSLYWMAIEFNLGLVAGSLSSLRPLPIFRRFGSSTNSRDKISTGDKSHELHDMNGSEPRVARKKTFSLGMGTTLLQDTVNESQENIIHAPKGDYEQGHARV; encoded by the exons ATGTCTACCTCCCTAGCCGATCTAAGCCTGACAGCGGAAGAGCGGTACATGCAGTCGCTCATCTACGGCCTAATTACCAGCACGGGAATCTTGTCTATGATAGTTTGCAGCTTAAGG CTTTACACAAGAGCCTTCGTTATCAAGGTATTTGGGCTGGATGATATCGCTGTATGCGTCGCATTA ATTATCACACAGGCCTTCAATGGTCTCGGGATTGCTATTGTATATTATGGAGAAGGGATACACTTCAACAAGCTTTCACCCGAAGATCGAGCAATGTGGATCAAG CTCTATTATGTGGCGATGTGCCTGTATCTCTACGCCTCCCTGTCCGTTAAAATTAGCTTGCTGTTATTCCTACGACGGATCTTCATCAAAT CTTGGATGAATTTTCTCACTATGGGCTTGATTATATTTCAAGTGGTATTCTCCGTAACCGGTTCTTTCGTTCTGGCCTTTCAATGTGATCCCCCACG GGCTGCATATGACTTGTCAATAAGGAATCCGAAATGTTACTCACAGTACAAGCTGTTTCAAATCACATTGTACGAAGCGGTTCTTATCTTCCTTTGCGATGTCATCATCTTGATTGCACCACTAGTGGTTCTTTGCGGGCTGAACATGCCTACAAGGAAAATTCTGGCTTTGATGGTTATCTTTGGATCAG GCATAATCGCCTGCATTTCTCCCGTTGTCCGTTTCAGCACATTGGATTATCTGCGTAATGGCACTACTGACCTCAGCT ATAAATCAGCATCATCCTTATACTGGATGGCCATTGAATTCAATTTGGGCCTTGTCGCCggctctctctcttctctgaGACCACTGCCCATTTTCCGTCGATTCGGATCCAGCACAAATTCGCGCGACAAGATATCGACCGGCGACAAATCTCACGAACTTCATGATATGAATGGTAGCGAGCCCAGGGTTGCCAGGAAGAAGACTTTCAGTTTGGGAATGGGGACAACCTTACTGCAGGACACTGTTAACGAGAGCCAAGAGAATATTATCCATGCGCCGAAGGGAGATTACGAGCAAGGACATGCAAGGGTTTGA
- a CDS encoding Monooxygenase, FAD-binding translates to MERCKTLEALYSHVQNKSKVHARTAVVGYEETAQGVSVTTEDGEQYHGHILIGTDGIHSNVRKLMADKISVTDQSLAKEINEAFTSEYNCIFAVSRNDAENQFLPEAMVHNVYYDNYSAVAAAGVPGLVFWFLFVKASKLTRTPNCPRFTDEDAEATIQTYGSALVGPGYTVKDLWDARVKGTLVPLEEGVLKQWSHNRVVLMGDSVHKCTVNPGLGGNLAYEGIARLTNGLVPLLREHPMPSVEQLSEVFTQYINGQKPRAEKVVELSGQITRYEAQDTWAFKFAARHIVPWVSDRLKAKLYASFSRGGPCLEYLPLPAMDADLAKPAKKPRRGIFSKLIPVMIMSGAAVIFWQMHNHDPFLSSISEFMRQWE, encoded by the exons ATGGAGCGATGCAAAACTTTGGAGGCGCTATACAGCCATGTGCAAAACAAATCAAAGGTGCATGCTCGAACTGCCGTCGTTGGATATGAAGAAACCGCACAGGGAGTTAGTGTCACAACCGAGGATGGCGAGCAGTACCACGGCCATATACTCATCGGCACGGACGGGATCCACAGCAACGTGAGAAAGCTGATGGCCGACAAAATCAGCGTGACTGATCAGTCTCTCGCCAAGGAAATCAACGAGG CGTTCACAAGCGAGTATAACTGTATCTTTGCTGTCTCGAGGAATGATGCCGAAAATCAGTTCCTACCTGAGGCGATGGTCCACAATGTGTACTATGATAATTATTCTGCAGTTGCAGCTGCTGGTGTGCCTGGACTTGTGTTTTGGTTCCTTTTTGTCAAGGCTTCTAAACTCACAAGAACTCCCAACTGCCCGCGATTCACAGATGAGGATGCAGAGGCAACGATCCAAACATATGGAAGTGCCCTTGTAGGTCCTGGGTACACAGTGAAGGACCTCTGGGATGCTCGAGTAAAAGGCACATTGGTGCCCCTGGAAGAGGGTGTTCTCAAACAGTGGAGCCATAACCGGGTGGTTTTGATGGGTGATTCAGTTCACAAG TGCACAGTCAACCCTGGATTAGGCGGTAATCTCGCCTATGAAGGTATCGCTCGTTTGACCAACGGCCTCGTGCCTTTGCTGAGAGAGCACCCCATGCCATCTGTTGAGCAGTTGTCCGAGGTTTTTACGCAGTATATAAATGGCCAGAAACCTCGAGCAGAAAAAGTTGTTGAGCTTTCAGGTCAGATTACGCGGTATGAAGCCCAAGACACATGGGCTTTCAAATTTGCAGCCCGTCACATCGTTCCCTGGGTTAGTGACAGACTCAAGGCCAAACTATATGCCAGTTTCTCAAGAGGCGGTCCTTGTTTGGAGTATCTTCCACTGCCTGCGATGGATGCAGATCTAGCGAAGCCCGCTAAGAAGCCCAGACGCGGCATTTTCTCAAAGCTGATTCCAGTCATGATCATGAGCGGTGCTGCTGTTATTTTTTGGCAAATGCATAATCATGATCCCTTTCTCTCGTCGATCTCTGAATTTATGAGACAATGGGAGTAG
- a CDS encoding Lipopolysaccharide-modifying protein has protein sequence MLTQRPSFRYLATGAVVSLIILAFLILGTHTPSLSSQYNVKTQSRQQYCTPPVNSSAGWEFVVERDASNHGLSEDQCRIAFPKLFVEIDKSSTLRENKHVSYKELDSRTVDDAMVRGIIDRGELYIVDYAPMPMTASRARATLSSLHRALTAFPDRHLLPSIEFIFTTEDFAEDTTAPSPIWAYSKRDSDTSVWLMPDFGYWAWPEVHIGPYHEVRRRIAAIDDGETAADGTFMPGLQFQEKKKQLVWRGSLATNPPVRSKLLKSALGRSWASVRVIDWDDQDDIRFNLLPIEDHCRYMFLAHTEGRSFSGRGKYLLNCRSVVISHALEWREAHHAALVSTGPDANYIEVDRDWSDLSRKIDYLIDNPEIAERIANNAVRTFRDRYLTPAAESCYWRQLVRQYSAACDFEPVLFSTGRDGKTQPRGVPYDTWLLMH, from the exons ATGCTTACTCAACGCCCTTCGTTCCGCTACCTGGCCACCGGCGCTGTGGTATCTCTAATTATCCTTGCATTCCTCATCCTCGGCACACATACACCCTCGCTCTCATCACAATATAATGTAAAGACGCAATCCCGACAGCAATATTGTACCCCGCCTGTGAACTCTTCCGCAGGCTGGGAGTTTGTCGTTGAGCGCGATGCAAGCAACCATGGTCTCTCCGAGGACCAGTGTCGCATTGCTTTCCCAAAGCTATTTGTTGAGATTGACAAGTCATCTACACTGAGAGAAAATAAGCATGTTTCATACAAGGAACTCGATTCCAGGACAGTGGATGATGCCATGGTGCGGGGCATTATTGATCGAGGAGAG TTGTACATTGTCGACTATGCCCCTATGCCCATGACAGCATCTCGAGCACGTGCAACCCTAAGCTCCCTCCACCGCGCCCTGACAGCATTCCCAGACCGTCACCTCCTACCCAGCATCGAGTTCATCTTCACCACAGAAGACTTCGCAGAAGACACAACCGCCCCAAGTCCCATCTGGGCCTACTCAAAACGCGACTCAGATACCTCTGTCTGGCTAATGCCTGATTTCGGCTACTGGGCCTGGCCAGAGGTACATATCGGGCCGTACCACGAAGTGCGGCGCCGCATTGCTGCAATCGACGACGGCGAGACTGCTGCAGACGGTACATTTATGCCAGGCCTACAATTCcaggagaaaaaaaagcagctCGTGTGGCGAGGCAGTCTGGCGACCAACCCGCCTGTCCGAAGCAAGCTGCTCAAGTCTGCGTTGGGTCGTAGCTGGGCCAGCGTGCGTGTCATTGACTGGGATGACCAGGATGACATCCGCTTCAATCTTCTGCCTATTGAAGACCACTGCCGGTACATGTTCCTCGCGCACACCGAGGGCAGGAGCTTTTCTGGTCGGGGGAAGTATCTTCTGAACTGTCGTTCCGTTGTCATCTCACATGCTCTTGAATGGCGCGAGGCTCATCATGCAGCACTGGTGTCAACTGGTCCCGACGCAAACTATATTGAGGTTGATCGAGATTGGTCTGATCTATCGCGCAAGATCGATTATCTTATAGATAACCCGGAGATTGCGGAGCGTATTGCTAATAATGCAGTGCGCACTTTCCGTGATCGGTACCTTACTCCTGCTGCTGAGTCGTGCTATTGGCGTCAGTTGGTTCGGCAGTACTCTGCAGCTTGTGATTTCGAGCCCGTATTGTTCTCGACGGGCCGGGATGGTAAGACACAGCCTCGGGGCGTTCCATATGATACTTGGTTGCTTATGCATTGA
- a CDS encoding Endo-1,4-beta-xylanase: MVSFSSLFVAACAAVTAFALPSELEKRAITTSQQGTSNGYFYSFWTNGGGSVSYNNGASGEYSVSWSNCGSFTSGKGWATGSSRNINFSGSFKPSGNAYLAVYGWTTSPLVEYYIMENYGDYNPGRSMTFKGTVTSDGSVYDIYTHQQVNQPSISGTATFEQYWSIRRTKRSSGTVTTANHFKAWASHGMYLGSHNYQIVSTEGYQSSGSSDITVS; encoded by the exons ATGGTCTCTTTCTCAAGCCTCTTTGTGGCTGCCTGTGCTGCTGTGACTGCCTTTGCGCTTCCCAGCGAGTTGGAAAAGCGAGCGATCACCACGAGCCAGCAAGGGACTAGCAATGGCTACTTCTATTCTTTCTGGACCAATGGAGGGGGAAGTGTCTCCTACAACAACGGTGCTTCAGGTGAATACAGTGTCAGCTGGTCCAACTGTGGATCTTTCACCTCTGGCAAGGGTTGGGCTACCGGAAGCTCCCG AAACATCAACTTTTCCGGCTCTTTCAAGCCATCTGGAAATGCTTACCTCGCTGTCTACGGGTGGACTACTAGCCCCCTCGTTGAATATTACATCATGGAAAACTATGGCGACTACAACCCCGGCAGAAGCATGACCTTTAAGGGAACCGTGACCAGTGATGGATCTGTCTACGATATCTACACCCACCAGCAGGTGAACCAACCCTCAATCTCAGGAACTGCGACCTTCGAACAGTATTGGTCCATCCGCCGGACCAAGCGCTCCAGCGGAACAGTTACCACTGCCAACCACTTCAAGGCTTGGGCCTCACACGGAATGTATCTTGGCTCGCACAACTACCAGATTGTCAGCACTGAGGGATACCAGAGCAGTGGGTCCTCCGACATCACTGTCTCTTAA
- a CDS encoding Beta-galactosidase gives MTTILIVPGAWIAPAFYRPFIQALEVAGYDVHFAGYPSFNSEEPYANNCQADADAVTAPLKSLVEGEGKDVLVFMYSYGGMPGAAAATGLAKSQRAQEGKAGGIIGLLFLAAFVVPEGISCAGIQGGNLPPWILTDQPRVNLNIADDAINRFAADVNPKLAQSLIAEVKPHSTMSFTSPQPHPAWADKAFQGRLAFIVTTEDRAVLKEAQYGMMAATQKKWIVKELASSHCAPFLDRIDETVGLTREIIDQLLL, from the exons ATGACCACCATCCTAATTGTTCCTGGCGCTTGGATCGCTCCGGCATTCTACCGGCCATTCATTCAAGCTCTCGAGGTCGCTGGCTACGATGTTCACTTCGCGGGCTATCCCTCATTCAATTCCGAGGAGCCGTACGCAAACAACTGCCAGGCGGATGCCGATGCTGTTACTGCTCCTCTCAAGTCTCTCGTGGAAGGAGAGGGCAAAGATGTTCTGGTCTTTATGTACTCCTATGGCGGCATGCCCGGCGCCGCAGCGGCTACCGGGCTAGCCAAATCGCAGCGGGCGCAAGAGGGCAAAGCCGGTGGGATCATTGGACTACTATTCCTTGCAGCCTTTGTTGTGCCCGAAGGCATCAGTTGTGCAGGTATTCAGGGTGGGAACTTGCCCCCCTGGATCTTGACCGATCAG CCCAGGGTGAATCTCAATATCGCAGATGATGCTATTAACAGATTTGCTGCCGATGTCAATCCGAAATTGGCCCAATCTCTGATCGCAGAAGTCAAACCGCATTCAACAATGTCTTTCACCTCGCCGCAGCCCCATCCGGCTTGGGCGGACAAGGCGTTCCAAGGACGATTGGCGTTTATCGTTACTACTGAGGATCGTGCAGTGTTGAAGGAGGCGCAATACGGCATGATGGCTGCCACGCAGAAGAAGTGGATAGTCAAGGAGCTAGCGTCCAGTCACTGTGCGCCGTTCCTCGATCGTATCGACGAGACAGTGGGACTGACCCGGGAGATCATCGACCAACTCTTATTATAG